Proteins encoded within one genomic window of Haloplanus vescus:
- a CDS encoding lipoate--protein ligase family protein: MDGSDRPLADCEWRLIREESWSGPMNMALDEIAAETAADGGPRTLRVYQWDPSTLSLGYHQDPDTVDWDHCEAADIDVTRRQTGGGGIYHDTHGDISYSIVAPSDDLPSDLFDSYHLLCRPLLDAFDRLGVSAQFAETEQPAAYAPSCYLRERHPAHDVVVEADGTERKVSGNAQHRRTDAIVQHGSLTYTVRPERHLAVFSDEVDTETFRERVTGVDDHADVTRRETVAALEAALEAWADASEGTWTDDELARARERAAEKYASDEWTKRRPGRRESSE; the protein is encoded by the coding sequence ATGGACGGGAGTGACAGGCCCCTCGCCGACTGCGAGTGGCGATTGATTCGCGAGGAGTCGTGGTCGGGACCGATGAACATGGCGCTCGACGAAATCGCGGCCGAAACCGCCGCCGACGGCGGGCCCCGAACCCTCCGCGTGTACCAGTGGGACCCGAGTACGCTCTCGTTGGGCTACCATCAGGACCCCGACACGGTCGACTGGGACCACTGCGAGGCGGCAGATATCGACGTCACACGCCGGCAGACCGGCGGCGGCGGCATCTATCACGACACGCACGGCGACATCTCCTACAGCATCGTCGCGCCGAGCGACGACCTGCCGAGCGACCTCTTCGACTCCTATCACCTGCTCTGTCGCCCGCTGCTCGACGCCTTCGACCGCCTCGGCGTGTCCGCGCAGTTCGCGGAGACGGAACAGCCGGCAGCCTACGCCCCGTCATGTTACCTGCGCGAACGCCACCCCGCTCACGACGTGGTCGTCGAGGCGGACGGCACCGAGCGGAAAGTGAGCGGCAACGCCCAGCATCGCCGGACGGACGCCATCGTCCAACACGGCTCGCTCACGTACACCGTGCGCCCGGAGCGCCACCTCGCAGTCTTCAGCGACGAGGTAGATACCGAGACGTTCCGCGAGCGAGTGACGGGCGTTGACGACCACGCCGATGTCACGCGACGGGAGACGGTCGCGGCACTCGAAGCGGCGCTGGAAGCGTGGGCGGACGCAAGCGAGGGCACGTGGACGGACGACGAACTCGCGCGGGCGCGGGAGCGAGCGGCCGAGAAGTACGCGAGCGACGAGTGGACGAAGCGACGGCCGGGCCGACGAGAGAGCAGCGAGTGA
- a CDS encoding redoxin domain-containing protein encodes MDPVAVGDTVANVSGTLVRPDGTVEDVPLGDLTTDRPVLLSFYTADFSPDCIDEWCSFRDFDWFTSGDHVEVVGCSKSSVGLHRRFIDYLGLSFPLYADPDLAVSDAFGVTYRALGVSRRSRRSCFLLDSDLTVRYRWLGEHWLDPTRDTPPVSDIHDAITEELGTPETETFGF; translated from the coding sequence ATGGACCCGGTAGCCGTCGGCGACACCGTGGCGAACGTGAGCGGCACGCTCGTTCGCCCGGACGGGACGGTGGAAGACGTCCCTCTCGGAGATTTGACGACCGACCGACCGGTGTTGCTCAGCTTCTACACGGCCGATTTCAGCCCCGACTGCATCGACGAGTGGTGTTCGTTCCGCGATTTCGACTGGTTTACCAGCGGCGACCACGTCGAAGTCGTCGGGTGTAGCAAGTCGAGCGTTGGCCTCCACAGGCGGTTCATCGACTATCTCGGTCTGAGTTTCCCGCTCTATGCCGACCCCGACCTCGCGGTGTCGGACGCCTTCGGCGTCACCTACCGGGCGCTCGGCGTCTCGCGTCGCTCGCGCCGCTCTTGTTTCCTGCTCGATTCGGACCTGACCGTCCGCTACCGCTGGCTCGGCGAACATTGGCTCGACCCGACTCGGGACACGCCGCCGGTCAGCGACATTCACGACGCCATCACGGAGGAACTCGGCACGCCCGAGACGGAGACGTTCGGGTTTTAG
- a CDS encoding deoxyribonuclease IV — protein MRVGAHVSIAGGVDNAVDNERDVGGNCGQIFTHSPQVWQNPNIGDDEASAFREGTDEHLTGPWVIHSSYLVNLCTPKADLREKSVDSMQREVDAAAKLGIEYVNVHLGAHTGAGVDGGLDNAVSALDELDIPDGVTVLVESDAGSGTKLGGDFEHLATVLEESRHDLGVCIDTAHAFAAGYDLSTPAAVDSAVDEFDDIVGIENLHCIHLNDSKHACGTNKDEHAHIGEGEIGVDGMRRIVSHPDLRDQPFVLETPNEDGKGFAWNIERVQELHDEA, from the coding sequence ATGCGAGTCGGAGCACACGTCTCGATAGCAGGCGGCGTCGACAACGCCGTCGACAACGAGCGCGACGTCGGTGGCAACTGCGGACAGATTTTCACCCACTCTCCGCAGGTCTGGCAGAATCCGAACATCGGCGACGACGAGGCGTCAGCCTTCCGCGAGGGTACGGACGAACATCTGACGGGGCCGTGGGTGATTCACTCCTCGTATCTCGTCAACCTCTGTACGCCCAAGGCGGACCTGCGCGAGAAGTCCGTCGACAGCATGCAACGCGAAGTCGACGCCGCCGCGAAACTCGGCATCGAATACGTAAACGTCCACTTGGGCGCGCACACGGGTGCGGGCGTCGACGGCGGCCTCGACAACGCCGTGAGCGCTCTGGACGAGCTCGACATCCCCGACGGCGTGACGGTCCTCGTCGAGAGCGACGCGGGTAGCGGGACGAAACTCGGCGGCGACTTCGAACATCTGGCCACGGTGCTGGAAGAGAGCCGGCACGACCTCGGGGTTTGTATCGACACCGCCCACGCCTTCGCCGCGGGCTACGACCTCTCGACGCCCGCGGCCGTCGACAGCGCCGTCGACGAGTTCGACGACATCGTCGGCATCGAGAACCTCCACTGCATCCACCTCAACGACTCGAAACACGCCTGCGGGACGAACAAGGACGAACACGCCCACATCGGCGAGGGGGAAATCGGCGTCGACGGCATGCGCCGCATCGTCTCCCATCCGGACCTGCGCGACCAGCCGTTCGTCCTCGAAACCCCCAACGAGGACGGCAAGGGCTTTGCGTGGAACATCGAACGCGTGCAGGAACTTCACGACGAGGCGTAG
- a CDS encoding endonuclease/exonuclease/phosphatase family protein, whose product MSDGVTRRGALAAGASVVGGLVASGRARAQSGAVTVATRNCYLGADLFRLLAATATDDQTVEAAVSDLLQSVDRSQVAARLDGVATELGRTEPALVGIQEAPLIRTGEPTADTTPTATDVRHDFRERLATALDDRGLPYRVVSAVETTDFQLPTTIDGERRAVRLTDRDLLLAHERASTAGVTTGTFDAAATLADDGRSISLERGYGVVDATVGDQRLTFCNTHLESVSAETRLQQAAELESLLAERRDPVVLVGDLNSSPGDSAYDRLTETFRDAASGVGNTCCHPADLRSDAASLTERVDHVLVRGALRAGSAERVGADPDSRIAVGGDRLWPSDHAGVVATLAEGTPTATAMDTATATDTATNSSTSTAASTEPPADSNTTAELAGFGGVTGLAAVVVAALAARRRGEDD is encoded by the coding sequence ATGAGCGACGGAGTCACGAGACGGGGCGCGCTCGCGGCCGGCGCGAGCGTCGTTGGCGGGCTGGTGGCGTCGGGGCGTGCCCGCGCCCAATCGGGAGCGGTAACGGTCGCCACGCGCAACTGCTATCTCGGTGCCGACCTCTTTCGCCTCCTCGCCGCGACGGCAACGGACGACCAGACGGTCGAGGCAGCCGTCAGCGACCTGCTACAGTCGGTCGACCGGAGTCAAGTGGCGGCGCGTCTCGACGGCGTCGCCACCGAACTCGGGCGGACGGAGCCGGCGCTGGTGGGGATTCAGGAGGCGCCGCTGATACGAACGGGCGAGCCGACGGCGGATACGACGCCGACGGCGACGGACGTGCGCCACGACTTCCGGGAACGTCTGGCGACGGCACTCGACGACCGGGGCCTGCCCTACCGCGTCGTGAGCGCGGTGGAGACGACGGACTTCCAGTTGCCGACGACGATAGACGGCGAGCGACGCGCGGTGCGACTGACCGACCGCGACCTGCTACTCGCTCACGAGCGCGCGTCGACGGCGGGCGTCACGACGGGGACGTTCGACGCCGCGGCCACGCTGGCAGACGACGGGCGTTCCATCTCGCTCGAACGCGGTTACGGCGTCGTCGACGCGACGGTCGGCGACCAGCGACTGACGTTCTGTAATACGCATCTCGAATCGGTGTCGGCGGAGACGCGTCTGCAACAAGCGGCGGAACTCGAATCGCTACTCGCCGAGCGGCGCGACCCGGTCGTCCTCGTCGGCGACCTCAACAGCAGCCCGGGTGACAGCGCCTACGACCGCCTCACGGAGACGTTTCGCGACGCCGCTTCAGGGGTCGGGAACACCTGCTGTCACCCCGCGGACCTCCGGAGCGACGCGGCGTCGCTCACGGAGCGCGTCGACCACGTGCTCGTCCGCGGCGCGCTTCGAGCGGGGAGCGCGGAGCGCGTCGGGGCCGACCCCGACAGCCGAATCGCCGTCGGGGGCGACCGCCTCTGGCCCTCCGACCACGCAGGCGTGGTGGCGACGCTGGCCGAAGGGACGCCGACGGCGACAGCGATGGACACAGCGACAGCGACGGACACGGCGACCAACTCCTCAACCTCGACCGCTGCATCGACCGAGCCACCGGCAGACAGCAATACGACGGCCGAGCTAGCCGGATTCGGGGGCGTCACGGGACTGGCCGCCGTCGTCGTCGCGGCGCTCGCGGCGCGCCGACGGGGCGAGGACGACTGA
- a CDS encoding class I SAM-dependent methyltransferase, which translates to MRNFSAEYLRRTRAGLWSSRAALEDLRLASRDRVLDVGCGTGEFTRVLDEETPGTVLGVDADPELVRVAREETDLPVAVGDALRLPLREDGADLVTCQAVLVNLPDPVAALQEFRRVASDAVAAVEPNNADVAVESTVDREAELDRRVRDAYLSGVETDVAPGERLEAAFERAGLVDVSTRRHYHRKVIEPPYSEADLRDATRKATGAGLADHETELRRAVGDEYDDLRAAWREMGRDVVEAMRAETYRRAEVVPFDVIVGRVPEA; encoded by the coding sequence GTGCGCAACTTCTCGGCGGAGTACCTCAGGCGGACGCGCGCGGGCCTGTGGTCGTCGCGGGCGGCCCTCGAAGACCTGCGGTTAGCGTCGCGTGACCGCGTCCTCGACGTGGGGTGTGGGACGGGCGAGTTCACGCGCGTCCTCGACGAAGAGACGCCAGGGACCGTCCTCGGCGTCGACGCCGACCCCGAACTCGTCCGCGTCGCCCGCGAGGAGACAGACCTTCCCGTCGCCGTCGGCGACGCCCTGCGTCTTCCCCTTCGAGAGGACGGTGCCGACCTCGTGACCTGTCAGGCGGTCCTCGTCAACCTGCCCGACCCGGTCGCGGCGCTCCAGGAGTTCCGCCGCGTCGCGAGCGACGCCGTCGCCGCCGTCGAACCGAACAATGCGGACGTGGCGGTCGAATCGACGGTCGACCGCGAAGCCGAACTCGACCGCCGGGTTCGGGACGCGTACCTGTCGGGCGTCGAAACGGATGTGGCTCCCGGCGAGCGTCTGGAAGCCGCATTCGAGCGAGCGGGCCTCGTCGACGTCTCGACTCGGCGCCACTACCACCGGAAGGTAATCGAACCGCCGTACAGCGAGGCCGACCTGCGGGACGCGACGCGAAAGGCGACGGGCGCGGGACTGGCAGACCACGAGACAGAGCTCCGGCGAGCGGTCGGCGACGAGTACGACGACCTGCGGGCCGCGTGGCGCGAGATGGGGCGCGACGTCGTCGAAGCGATGCGAGCGGAGACGTACCGCCGGGCCGAGGTGGTCCCCTTCGACGTCATCGTCGGACGCGTGCCCGAGGCTTGA
- a CDS encoding DUF7095 family protein, which yields MDRDAALDRAADIVDLVERAATDETSLLPVPIREVWVYGDVALGLDPIDRLDVYVTKDLHMRGDTDRGAEFEERYGVAGVGKTVDAEWAAAHPEHLRANENGHVAPEQCLAAHLLDDDEPVHLEVCNASFSDNVTQRLRGAMAREAYDEILDPRGVCLWAEGQRDDDAMDKLRDGELAFPTLTGALEMLGLDEDTATEAADVMRERRAEATGRTVRGDVV from the coding sequence ATGGATAGAGACGCTGCGTTGGACCGTGCCGCCGATATCGTCGACCTCGTCGAACGCGCGGCGACCGACGAGACGTCGCTTCTCCCCGTTCCCATCCGCGAAGTGTGGGTCTACGGCGACGTTGCGCTCGGCCTCGACCCGATCGACCGCCTCGACGTGTACGTCACGAAGGACCTCCACATGCGCGGTGACACCGACCGCGGCGCCGAGTTCGAGGAGCGCTACGGCGTCGCAGGCGTCGGCAAGACCGTCGACGCTGAGTGGGCGGCGGCCCACCCCGAACACCTGCGCGCGAACGAGAACGGTCACGTCGCGCCGGAGCAGTGTCTGGCCGCCCACCTCCTCGACGACGACGAACCCGTCCACCTCGAGGTGTGTAACGCCTCCTTCTCCGACAACGTCACCCAGCGCCTCCGTGGTGCGATGGCGCGGGAGGCGTACGACGAGATTCTCGACCCCCGCGGCGTCTGTCTGTGGGCGGAGGGGCAACGCGACGACGACGCGATGGACAAGCTCCGCGACGGCGAACTTGCCTTCCCGACGCTCACGGGCGCGTTGGAGATGCTGGGGCTGGACGAGGACACCGCGACCGAGGCGGCGGACGTGATGCGCGAGCGTCGCGCCGAAGCGACGGGGCGGACGGTGCGGGGCGACGTAGTATAG
- the ncsA gene encoding tRNA 2-thiolation protein NcsA — translation MECDKCGRDAVMHAAYSGAHLCDEHFRASVEKRVRRRVREDGLLSPDATPDDPETWVIGLSGGKDSVVLTHILDETFGRDPRVELVALSIHEGIEGYRDESLDACRELTESLDLRHEVVSYADELGVQMDDVVEKDPENMAACAYCGVFRRDLLESYAEELEADKLLMGHNLDDEAQTALMNFFEGDLKQMAKHFDASLGPFDRRAESAHFVPRAKPLRDVPEKEVALYAHLSDLPAHITECPHASEAYRGEIQQLLLEMEEQHPGTRHSIMAGYEELAELAAQRYRDDDTRDLGECERCGSSTGGRICRKCRLVESIEAV, via the coding sequence ATGGAGTGCGACAAGTGTGGCCGCGACGCCGTGATGCACGCGGCCTACTCGGGGGCGCATCTCTGCGACGAACACTTCCGCGCCTCGGTCGAGAAACGCGTGCGCCGTCGGGTCCGAGAAGACGGACTGCTGTCGCCCGACGCCACGCCCGACGACCCCGAAACGTGGGTCATTGGCCTCTCGGGCGGCAAGGACAGCGTTGTCCTCACCCACATCCTCGACGAGACGTTCGGGCGCGACCCACGGGTCGAACTGGTCGCGCTCTCGATTCACGAGGGTATCGAGGGCTACCGCGACGAGAGCCTCGACGCCTGTCGCGAACTGACCGAGAGCCTCGACCTCCGACACGAGGTGGTGTCGTACGCCGACGAACTCGGGGTGCAGATGGACGACGTCGTCGAGAAAGACCCCGAAAACATGGCCGCCTGTGCCTACTGTGGCGTGTTCCGCCGCGACCTGCTGGAGTCGTACGCCGAGGAGTTGGAGGCCGACAAACTCCTCATGGGACACAACCTCGACGACGAAGCGCAGACGGCGCTCATGAACTTCTTCGAGGGCGACCTGAAGCAGATGGCCAAACACTTCGACGCGAGTCTCGGTCCCTTCGACCGCCGCGCCGAGAGTGCCCACTTCGTGCCACGGGCCAAACCCCTGCGTGACGTGCCGGAAAAGGAGGTGGCGCTGTACGCCCACCTGTCCGACCTCCCGGCTCACATCACGGAGTGTCCCCACGCCAGCGAAGCGTATCGGGGCGAGATTCAACAGCTGCTCCTCGAGATGGAGGAACAGCATCCGGGGACGCGTCACTCGATTATGGCTGGCTACGAAGAACTCGCGGAACTGGCCGCCCAGCGCTACCGCGACGACGACACGAGAGACCTCGGCGAATGCGAGCGCTGTGGGTCGAGCACGGGCGGTCGCATCTGCCGAAAGTGTCGCCTAGTCGAATCTATCGAAGCGGTGTAA
- the ftsZ gene encoding cell division protein FtsZ, protein MDGFIDEAMKHEEREDRSADDDDEFGNPRIVIVGAGGAGNNTVNRLYNIGVDGAETVAINTDKQHLKMIEADTKILVGKSLTQGLGAGGDPSMGERATEMAQGTIKEVLGEADLVFVTAGMGGGTGTGAAPVVSKIAKEQGAIVVGMVSTPFNVERARTVKAEEGLEKLRGEADSIIVLDNNRLLDYVPNLPIGKAFSVMDQIIAETVKGISETITQPSLINLDYADMSTIMNQGGVAVMLVGETQDKNKTQEVVSDAMNHPLLDVDYRGASGGLVHITGGPDLTLKEAEGIANNITERLEASANVIWGARIQEEYKGKVRVMAIMTGVQSAQVLGPSTQRQAEKSRKSLNGEDVSEFDASENVGQDQASWSDGGRDQVDQRNGVDVIR, encoded by the coding sequence ATGGATGGGTTCATCGACGAGGCCATGAAGCACGAGGAGCGGGAGGATCGCAGCGCGGATGACGACGACGAGTTCGGCAATCCGCGCATCGTCATCGTCGGTGCTGGCGGCGCCGGTAACAACACCGTCAACCGCCTGTACAACATCGGCGTCGACGGCGCCGAGACGGTCGCTATCAACACCGACAAACAGCACCTGAAGATGATCGAAGCCGACACGAAAATCCTCGTCGGCAAGTCGCTCACGCAGGGGCTGGGCGCCGGTGGCGACCCCTCGATGGGTGAGCGAGCGACCGAGATGGCCCAGGGGACTATCAAGGAAGTCCTCGGCGAGGCCGACCTCGTCTTCGTCACGGCCGGTATGGGTGGCGGGACCGGCACCGGTGCCGCCCCCGTCGTCTCCAAGATCGCGAAAGAACAGGGCGCCATCGTCGTCGGCATGGTGTCGACGCCGTTCAACGTCGAGCGCGCCCGCACCGTCAAGGCCGAGGAGGGACTCGAGAAGCTTCGCGGCGAAGCCGACTCGATCATCGTCCTCGACAACAACCGCCTGCTTGACTACGTGCCCAACCTGCCCATCGGCAAGGCCTTCTCCGTGATGGACCAGATCATCGCCGAGACGGTCAAGGGCATCTCCGAGACCATCACCCAGCCCTCGCTCATCAATCTGGACTACGCCGACATGTCCACGATCATGAACCAGGGCGGCGTCGCGGTGATGCTCGTCGGCGAGACGCAGGACAAGAACAAGACCCAAGAAGTGGTGAGCGACGCGATGAACCACCCGCTGTTGGACGTCGACTACCGCGGCGCGTCCGGCGGGCTGGTCCACATCACCGGCGGTCCCGACCTCACGCTGAAAGAGGCCGAGGGCATCGCCAACAACATCACCGAACGACTGGAGGCGAGCGCCAACGTCATCTGGGGCGCCCGCATCCAGGAGGAGTACAAGGGCAAGGTCCGCGTCATGGCGATCATGACGGGCGTTCAGAGCGCGCAGGTGCTCGGCCCGTCGACGCAGCGACAGGCCGAGAAGTCCCGAAAGAGCCTCAACGGCGAGGACGTTTCGGAATTCGACGCGAGCGAGAACGTCGGTCAGGACCAGGCGTCTTGGTCCGACGGCGGCCGCGATCAGGTCGACCAGCGCAACGGCGTCGACGTGATCCGGTAA
- a CDS encoding ribbon-helix-helix domain-containing protein codes for MERVTLRIPKQQIEEVEQMVETGEFPNRSEAIRSAVREMLNEQSESRDDNRSRSWAKV; via the coding sequence ATGGAGCGTGTGACACTACGAATTCCGAAGCAGCAGATCGAGGAGGTCGAACAGATGGTCGAAACGGGCGAGTTCCCGAATCGAAGTGAGGCCATCCGTTCGGCAGTCCGCGAGATGCTCAACGAACAGAGCGAGTCCCGTGACGACAACCGTAGCCGCAGCTGGGCCAAGGTGTAA
- a CDS encoding double zinc ribbon domain-containing protein → MSKITFRADDDLVERLEAFDASKSEVMREALRTYLDDAEREESGDDGVGRLEALLAEHAFAPRDPPDINVNVTIDGETATPSDVSVDRGAEPSARKTDREEPRGQSQSRNTCSQCGETLSSGHVYCPNCGEKGTRRVFCDCGDEIRSDWAFCPGCGRRTPAADVLDKS, encoded by the coding sequence ATGAGTAAAATCACGTTCCGCGCCGACGACGATCTCGTCGAGCGCCTCGAGGCGTTCGACGCCTCGAAAAGCGAGGTGATGCGCGAAGCGTTGCGCACGTACCTCGACGACGCGGAGCGTGAGGAATCCGGCGACGACGGCGTGGGTCGTCTCGAAGCGCTGCTCGCAGAGCACGCGTTTGCGCCCCGCGACCCACCCGATATCAACGTAAACGTCACTATCGACGGTGAGACGGCCACGCCGTCGGACGTCTCCGTTGACCGTGGCGCCGAACCGTCGGCGCGTAAGACGGACCGCGAGGAACCCCGAGGTCAGTCCCAGTCGCGTAACACGTGCTCGCAGTGTGGCGAGACACTGTCGAGCGGCCACGTTTACTGTCCCAACTGCGGCGAGAAGGGCACACGTCGGGTGTTCTGCGACTGTGGCGACGAAATTCGTTCCGACTGGGCGTTCTGTCCAGGCTGTGGGCGTCGGACGCCAGCGGCGGACGTACTCGACAAATCGTAA
- a CDS encoding HAD family hydrolase — protein MPVSFDLFGTLVTAAMPSDPAATVADELRARDVAVPDDWATAYATPHLDVPRHTEVPLPAHVAAALRSRDVDAPDGVVRRAVVAAFDPDVSRRPGVDIALDAARSHGPVGLCSNCSVPELVSRTLVRADLRDAFDAVVTSAACGFRKPHPRPFETLATELGSDATELIHVGDNADADGGVRDVGGRFVDLTTTSLADLDAELPAGGDDPCR, from the coding sequence GTGCCCGTGTCGTTCGACCTCTTCGGAACGCTCGTGACAGCGGCGATGCCGTCCGACCCGGCCGCCACCGTCGCCGACGAGCTGCGGGCGCGCGACGTCGCCGTCCCCGACGACTGGGCGACGGCCTACGCGACGCCACATCTGGACGTGCCACGGCACACCGAAGTTCCGCTCCCGGCCCACGTCGCCGCAGCGCTCCGGAGCCGCGACGTGGACGCCCCCGACGGCGTCGTCAGACGCGCCGTCGTCGCCGCCTTCGACCCCGACGTATCCCGTCGGCCCGGCGTCGACATCGCCCTCGACGCCGCGCGCTCGCACGGCCCCGTCGGCCTGTGTTCGAACTGTAGCGTCCCCGAACTCGTCTCGCGAACGCTCGTCCGCGCGGACCTCCGGGACGCGTTCGACGCCGTCGTCACGAGCGCCGCCTGCGGGTTCCGCAAGCCCCACCCGCGCCCCTTCGAGACGCTCGCGACCGAACTCGGGAGCGACGCCACCGAGCTGATTCACGTCGGCGACAACGCCGACGCCGACGGCGGCGTGAGAGACGTCGGCGGCCGGTTCGTCGACCTCACCACTACGTCGCTTGCCGACCTCGACGCCGAACTCCCGGCCGGAGGCGACGACCCGTGTCGCTGA
- the cbiB gene encoding adenosylcobinamide-phosphate synthase CbiB — protein MAAGSVALAAGLDRLVAEPPAALHPVAWLGRALGPFDREWRHPRLAGAAVALAVPLFVAAAAAAVVTLGARLDPRIGAVIAGLGCFAATSRRMLLDEARAVVAASDTDLSAARTRLRALAGRDATDLDAGEVRSAAVESAAENLSDGLVAPLAGFALFAPISLPAAAGAAAWVKAVNTLDSTFGYRSIPMGWAPARLDDIVMWVPARVSAALLAVVAGRPAALREARSFARRPASPNAGWPMATLAVVLGVRLTKHGAYDLRPSASHPTPAEAERGVAVVSRAGWLAFGLTGVVALC, from the coding sequence ATGGCGGCCGGCAGCGTCGCGCTCGCGGCGGGACTCGACCGCCTCGTCGCCGAACCGCCCGCAGCACTCCATCCCGTCGCGTGGCTGGGGCGGGCGCTCGGCCCGTTCGACCGCGAGTGGCGACACCCCCGACTCGCGGGCGCCGCAGTGGCGCTTGCCGTCCCCCTGTTCGTCGCCGCCGCCGCCGCCGCCGTCGTGACGCTGGGCGCTCGACTCGACCCCCGCATCGGCGCCGTCATCGCCGGTCTGGGCTGTTTCGCCGCCACCAGTCGGCGGATGCTGCTCGACGAGGCGCGTGCCGTCGTCGCCGCCAGCGATACCGACCTCTCCGCGGCCCGAACGCGGCTACGAGCGCTCGCCGGCCGCGACGCGACCGACCTCGACGCCGGCGAGGTGCGGAGCGCCGCCGTCGAGAGCGCCGCCGAGAACCTGAGCGACGGCCTCGTCGCCCCACTCGCTGGCTTTGCCCTCTTCGCACCCATCTCCCTCCCCGCGGCGGCGGGGGCCGCGGCGTGGGTCAAGGCCGTCAACACGCTCGATTCGACGTTCGGCTATCGCTCGATACCGATGGGCTGGGCGCCCGCACGCCTCGACGATATCGTGATGTGGGTGCCCGCGCGCGTGAGCGCCGCCCTCCTCGCCGTCGTCGCGGGGCGCCCCGCCGCGCTCCGGGAGGCGCGGTCGTTCGCCCGTCGGCCCGCGTCGCCGAACGCCGGGTGGCCGATGGCGACCCTCGCCGTCGTCCTCGGCGTCCGCCTGACCAAGCACGGCGCGTACGACCTGCGCCCGTCGGCGTCGCATCCGACGCCCGCCGAGGCCGAACGCGGCGTCGCCGTCGTCTCCCGGGCCGGGTGGCTGGCCTTCGGACTGACGGGGGTGGTCGCGCTGTGCTGA
- the cobS gene encoding adenosylcobinamide-GDP ribazoletransferase, whose protein sequence is MLTAARGALAFLTRLPVGGGEAAWDAFRTTPVAFLVAGYVVGGLAAIPLALPVPVSTAVAGYLLALYLLTGVTHADGLADCGDAAATHGADADRRAALKDSQTGVGGALAVTLALVTLALGALGVAGAGPRVAVRLALAAEVSAKAGMAGLAALGSSGHEGLGSAVVGAADWTGLLPVVPVAALAVVAAPPGSEPALVATLLAGPAVAALVGRWGTRRLGGVTGDVLGAANELGRIAALHAGVVVWTLW, encoded by the coding sequence GTGCTGACGGCCGCTCGCGGCGCGCTCGCCTTCCTGACGCGCCTCCCTGTCGGCGGCGGCGAGGCGGCGTGGGACGCCTTCCGAACCACGCCCGTCGCCTTCCTCGTCGCCGGCTACGTCGTGGGTGGCCTCGCCGCCATCCCCCTCGCGCTCCCGGTGCCCGTCTCGACGGCCGTCGCGGGCTATCTCCTCGCGCTCTACCTCCTCACGGGCGTCACGCACGCCGACGGCCTCGCGGACTGTGGCGACGCCGCCGCAACCCACGGCGCCGACGCCGACCGTCGGGCCGCGCTGAAAGACTCCCAGACGGGCGTCGGCGGGGCGCTCGCGGTGACGCTCGCACTCGTCACGCTCGCCCTCGGCGCCCTCGGCGTCGCGGGCGCTGGGCCGCGGGTGGCCGTCCGTCTCGCGCTCGCGGCGGAGGTGAGCGCCAAGGCGGGGATGGCCGGCCTCGCCGCCCTCGGGTCGTCCGGCCACGAGGGACTGGGTTCCGCCGTCGTCGGCGCCGCGGACTGGACGGGCCTACTCCCGGTCGTTCCCGTCGCGGCGCTGGCCGTCGTCGCCGCACCGCCGGGCAGCGAACCGGCGCTGGTCGCGACCCTACTCGCCGGCCCCGCCGTCGCGGCCCTCGTCGGACGCTGGGGGACGCGACGACTGGGCGGGGTGACGGGCGACGTGCTCGGCGCCGCGAACGAACTCGGGCGAATCGCGGCGCTGCACGCGGGGGTGGTCGTGTGGACGCTCTGGTGA